One segment of Anaerolineae bacterium DNA contains the following:
- a CDS encoding thiamine diphosphokinase: MQAVVFANGTLHLPPQWQEMVAQADLIVAADGGGHHCLRLGVKPQVLIGDLDSLPAPEVARLAAQGTQILRYPAQKDETDLELALLWAVDQGATHLDILAALGGRWDQSLANLFLAAHPRLRDASLVFHDGVQRLFLIQSSAVIQGRPGDLVSLIPLNGPAEGITTTGLAYPLTNGRLPFGVSRGVSNQLTAPQAMVQVRRGRLLCVVTPQEGLQALEAAKGNAAPPS; encoded by the coding sequence AGGAGATGGTCGCCCAGGCAGACCTCATCGTCGCTGCCGATGGCGGCGGTCACCATTGCCTGCGCCTGGGGGTGAAACCCCAGGTGCTCATCGGCGACCTGGACTCCCTCCCCGCCCCCGAAGTGGCCCGCCTCGCCGCCCAGGGCACGCAAATCCTCCGTTATCCGGCCCAGAAGGACGAGACCGACCTGGAGTTGGCCCTGTTGTGGGCCGTTGACCAGGGCGCCACGCATCTGGACATCCTGGCCGCCCTGGGGGGACGGTGGGATCAAAGCCTGGCCAACCTGTTCCTGGCCGCCCACCCGCGCCTGCGCGACGCCTCGCTGGTCTTCCACGACGGTGTGCAGCGGCTGTTCCTCATCCAGTCCTCCGCCGTCATCCAGGGCCGCCCCGGGGACCTCGTTTCCCTGATCCCCCTGAACGGCCCGGCCGAGGGCATCACTACCACAGGGCTGGCCTACCCCCTCACCAACGGCCGGCTGCCCTTTGGCGTGAGCCGTGGGGTGAGCAACCAACTGACCGCCCCACAGGCCATGGTGCAGGTCAGACGCGGACGCCTGCTGTGCGTCGTCACCCCTCAAGAGGGGTTGCAGGCGCTGGAAGCGGCGAAAGGCAACGCCGCCCCTCCTTCCTGA
- a CDS encoding thymidine phosphorylase encodes MRAVDVIIRKRDKQELSKEEIEFFIQGFTRGEIPDYQAAAWAMAVLLNGMTPRETTDLTLAMAFSGDVLDLSQVVPVAVDKHSTGGVGDKTTLAVLPAVAACGLPVGKMSGRGLGFSGGTLDKMESIPGYRCDLTTEEFLRQLQEVGIVLTGQSADLAPADGKLYALRDVTGTVPSIPLIASSIMSKKIAAGAQAIVLDVKVGLGAFMRTLDDARALGQLMVAIARLAGRRAVALLSDMNQPLGFAVGNALEVREAIDTLHGGGPADFREHCLTVGGYMLLLGGVVQNIEEGKRRIVQALDDGSAWAKFRALVQAQGGDVAYVDEPERLPAARLIEPLPAPHRGYLRQIHARVVGETAVILGAGREKKGDPIDHAVGIVVHKKVGDWVEQGEPVFTIHANDPQRLAEARKRLQTALQWSDEPVEPLPHFYGAVE; translated from the coding sequence ATGCGCGCTGTGGATGTCATTATCAGGAAACGGGACAAGCAGGAACTTTCCAAAGAGGAGATTGAATTTTTCATCCAAGGCTTCACCCGGGGGGAGATTCCCGATTATCAGGCCGCGGCCTGGGCCATGGCCGTGCTGCTCAACGGGATGACCCCCCGTGAGACCACGGACCTCACCCTGGCCATGGCCTTCTCCGGCGATGTGCTGGACCTCTCCCAGGTGGTGCCCGTTGCCGTGGACAAGCACTCCACCGGTGGGGTGGGCGACAAGACCACGCTGGCCGTGTTGCCTGCGGTGGCCGCCTGCGGCCTGCCCGTGGGCAAGATGTCGGGCCGGGGGCTGGGCTTCAGCGGCGGCACCCTGGACAAAATGGAATCCATCCCCGGCTACCGCTGCGATTTGACCACCGAGGAGTTCCTGCGCCAACTTCAGGAGGTGGGCATCGTGCTCACCGGCCAATCGGCCGACCTGGCCCCGGCCGACGGCAAACTATACGCTTTACGGGATGTGACCGGCACCGTGCCCTCCATCCCCCTCATCGCGTCGTCCATCATGAGCAAGAAGATCGCTGCCGGGGCCCAGGCCATCGTGCTCGATGTCAAAGTGGGGCTGGGGGCGTTCATGCGCACTTTGGACGATGCCCGCGCGTTGGGGCAACTCATGGTGGCCATCGCCCGCCTGGCCGGACGCCGGGCGGTGGCCCTGCTCTCGGACATGAACCAGCCCCTGGGCTTCGCCGTGGGCAACGCCTTAGAGGTGCGCGAGGCCATCGACACCCTGCACGGCGGCGGCCCGGCCGACTTTCGTGAGCATTGCCTGACCGTGGGCGGCTATATGCTCCTCTTGGGCGGCGTGGTGCAGAATATCGAAGAGGGTAAACGGCGCATTGTCCAGGCCCTGGACGACGGCAGCGCTTGGGCCAAGTTCCGCGCCTTAGTACAGGCTCAGGGCGGCGATGTGGCCTATGTGGACGAGCCGGAGCGCCTGCCTGCCGCCCGCCTCATCGAGCCGTTGCCCGCCCCACACCGGGGTTATCTCCGGCAAATCCACGCCCGCGTGGTGGGCGAAACGGCGGTCATCTTAGGGGCCGGCCGGGAGAAGAAGGGAGATCCCATCGACCACGCCGTGGGCATTGTGGTCCACAAGAAGGTGGGCGACTGGGTGGAGCAGGGCGAGCCGGTGTTCACCATCCACGCCAACGACCCGCAGCGGCTGGCCGAGGCGCGGAAGCGGCTGCAAACCGCCCTGCAATGGAGCGATGAGCCGGTGGAGCCGTTGCCCCATTTCTACGGCGCAGTGGAATGA
- a CDS encoding ABC transporter ATP-binding protein gives MPIALRTQHLTVRYPHTARPALRHLSLTIHEGKTVVLLGPSGGGKSTLALTLTGLIPHDIFAHIQGRITVDGLDPTQAAPGAVAARVGLLLQDPEASFATLTVEDELAFGLENLRVPPEAMAARIQTALEQVGLPDYRTRRLDTLSGGEMQRIALAALLAMRPPILILDEPTANLDPRATREFFETLAHLKGTHTILLIEHKLSACLPLADRVILLDEQGGLLAQGEPLPTLKAHLDQVLRAGIWVPLSLDPRTRSAPPKTFPPLVEHPPAVAVHGLTFAYPDGPPVLRAIDLTIPQGDFVALLGPNGAGKSTLALLLMGLLPQRPSQGEIWLFGERLEDLTPARLTERMGYVFQNPEHQFVTDRVWDELAYGPRVRRWPEARIRQVVDDLLQRFRLSEQADRNPFTLSQGQKRRLSVGTMLAVGQRLLILDEPTFGQDRNTAYALMDLLRDLNRQGVTILMITHDLRFVREYARRAVVLHQGHIAFDGLTEDLFAAPALLAEAHLS, from the coding sequence ATGCCCATCGCCCTGCGCACCCAACACCTGACCGTACGCTACCCGCACACCGCCCGCCCGGCCCTGCGCCACCTCAGCCTGACCATCCACGAGGGGAAGACGGTGGTCCTGCTGGGGCCGTCGGGCGGCGGCAAATCCACCCTGGCCCTGACCCTCACCGGCCTCATCCCCCACGACATCTTCGCCCACATCCAGGGCCGGATCACCGTGGACGGCCTCGACCCCACCCAGGCCGCGCCCGGAGCCGTGGCCGCCCGCGTGGGCCTGCTCCTGCAGGACCCCGAAGCATCCTTCGCCACCCTCACCGTGGAAGACGAACTCGCCTTCGGCCTGGAGAATCTGCGCGTCCCCCCCGAGGCGATGGCCGCGCGCATCCAGACGGCCCTGGAGCAGGTGGGACTGCCTGATTACCGCACCCGACGGCTGGACACCCTCTCCGGCGGCGAGATGCAACGCATCGCGCTGGCCGCCCTGCTGGCCATGCGCCCCCCCATCCTCATCCTCGACGAACCCACGGCCAACCTGGACCCTCGCGCCACCCGCGAATTCTTCGAGACCCTGGCGCACCTCAAGGGCACGCACACCATCCTGCTCATCGAGCACAAACTGAGCGCCTGCCTACCCCTGGCCGACCGGGTGATTCTGCTGGACGAACAGGGGGGACTGCTGGCCCAAGGCGAACCTCTGCCCACCCTGAAGGCGCATCTGGACCAGGTGCTGCGCGCCGGGATTTGGGTTCCCCTTTCCCTGGACCCCCGAACCCGGTCCGCGCCCCCGAAGACCTTCCCCCCTCTGGTGGAACATCCTCCCGCCGTGGCCGTGCACGGGCTGACCTTCGCCTACCCCGATGGGCCGCCGGTGCTCCGCGCCATCGACCTGACCATTCCCCAGGGCGACTTCGTGGCTCTGCTGGGCCCCAACGGGGCCGGCAAGTCCACCCTGGCTCTGCTCCTCATGGGCCTGCTCCCCCAACGCCCCTCGCAAGGGGAGATCTGGCTTTTCGGGGAGCGGCTGGAGGACCTAACCCCGGCCAGGCTGACTGAGCGGATGGGCTATGTCTTCCAAAACCCCGAACACCAGTTCGTCACCGACCGCGTGTGGGACGAGTTGGCTTACGGCCCCCGCGTCCGGCGCTGGCCCGAGGCCCGCATCCGGCAGGTGGTCGACGACCTGCTGCAGCGCTTCCGCCTCAGCGAACAGGCCGACCGCAACCCCTTCACCCTTTCCCAGGGCCAGAAACGTCGCCTCAGCGTGGGCACCATGCTGGCCGTGGGCCAGCGGCTGCTCATCCTGGACGAGCCCACCTTTGGGCAGGACCGCAACACAGCCTACGCCCTGATGGACCTCCTGCGGGACCTCAACCGCCAGGGCGTGACGATTCTGATGATCACCCACGATTTGCGGTTCGTGCGCGAGTACGCCCGCCGGGCAGTGGTGCTTCACCAGGGCCACATCGCCTTCGACGGCCTTACCGAAGACCTGTTCGCCGCCCCCGCCCTCCTCGCAGAAGCCCATCTGTCCTGA
- a CDS encoding thiamine permease, protein MEGKSAVRTLLHALIGGAVTLLVYYLAAVVRGPEVEYIQWNTTHALVLTVLGLAAGAAWGSRQALERWKTLEVILVANLALVFGLLFLGWGFVWKVAKPLNTLFPGTRDLVYGFWFIASIVAAYIIRKPGTALAAETLAALAEFLAGGEWGLTLLISGIVQGGMAEIVFAATGYKRYDLPTLMLAGAAAGIGSLVVDYMFWYYDLSLNVLAIMLVARLISGAVLSGWLGKAIGDGLYRAGALGSFAIAREE, encoded by the coding sequence ATGGAAGGCAAGTCCGCTGTCCGCACGCTGCTCCACGCCCTCATCGGCGGGGCGGTGACCCTGCTGGTGTACTACCTGGCCGCCGTGGTGCGCGGCCCCGAAGTGGAGTACATCCAGTGGAACACCACCCATGCCCTGGTGCTCACCGTGTTGGGGCTGGCCGCCGGAGCCGCCTGGGGCTCCCGGCAGGCGTTGGAACGCTGGAAGACCCTGGAAGTCATCCTGGTGGCCAACCTGGCCCTGGTGTTTGGCCTGCTCTTCCTGGGTTGGGGCTTCGTGTGGAAGGTGGCTAAGCCGTTGAACACCCTCTTCCCCGGCACGCGCGATCTGGTGTACGGCTTCTGGTTCATCGCCTCCATCGTGGCCGCCTACATCATCCGCAAACCCGGCACGGCCTTAGCCGCCGAGACCCTGGCGGCCCTGGCCGAGTTCCTCGCCGGGGGCGAATGGGGCCTCACCCTGCTCATTTCCGGCATCGTCCAGGGTGGGATGGCCGAGATCGTCTTTGCCGCCACGGGGTACAAACGCTACGACCTGCCTACCCTCATGCTGGCCGGCGCCGCGGCTGGCATCGGCAGCCTGGTGGTGGACTACATGTTTTGGTACTATGACCTCAGCCTCAATGTCCTGGCCATCATGCTGGTCGCCCGATTGATTTCCGGCGCGGTGCTCTCCGGCTGGCTGGGCAAGGCCATCGGCGACGGCCTCTACCGCGCCGGGGCTTTAGGCTCCTTTGCCATCGCCCGCGAGGAATGA